The DNA window TACTATTATTCATGTTAATATTTAGTCTATGGAATATTATTACAACAACGGAGGTTAGCTATGCAAAACACTTCATCAAATAAAATAAAAGAACCTTTTTTCCGTAAATTTTATAATCGTTTATTAAGATTACATAACTACTTAAAAGAATTGTCTCCAGTAAAATTTGTTTTATTCATGACTTTGTCAACTTATCTTAGCATTGTTGTTTTTTTACCTTTGTTTTTAATATCATGGAAAACAGAAGGCTTTGTAGATGCTGGTCCATTTCAAAGTGAGCATTCTATAATAGTTCTATTTATTTTTGCTATTATTATTGCACCAATACTTGAAACCCTAGTCTATCAATCCTTCATCATTTCACTATGTAAACAATTTAAATTTCTAAATAAAAAAATTATAATCATATTTATTTCAGCCCTTGCATTTTCCCTTTCTCACACCTATAGTCTTTCTTATATTTTTAATACATTATTCATAGGGATGATTCTTGCTTATGCTTATTTAGTTTATGAAGATAAACATCAATCTTCTTATTGGATTGTATGTTCCATTCATGCCCTTAGAAATTCTCTCTCTCTACTACTTAGTATCCTCATACAAAATTAAGAGAGTGCCTATGCACTCTCTCTTTTATTCATATTTCATTTCTGCTAAACGCTTATATCCTTTATATCTTTCTTTTGCATGATTTTCTGCTGCATCAAATAAGCTTTCTGCAAGGTCTGGGAATGTATTTTTAAGCTGAGTATATCGAATCTCACCTTCAATATATTTTTTAAATGGTATCTTTGGTTCTTTAGAATCTAAAGTAAATGGATTCTTTCCTTCTACATTTAAATCAGGATTGTATCTATATAGATGCCAATATCCTGCATCTACTGCTTTTTTCTCCTGTGCTACAGTAGTTCCCATTCCTGTTTTTATTCCATGGTTAATACATGGTGCATAACAAATAATGAGGGATGGTCCTTTATACTTTTCTGCCTCCTGAATTGCTTTGATGGTATGATTCATATTTGCACCCATAGCTACTTGTGCTACATATACATATCCATAGCTCATAGCCATTACTCCTAAATCTTTCTTTCTAATTTTCTTACCAGATGCTGCAAATTTGGCTACTGCTGCTGTTGGTGTAGCCTTCGAAGATTGTCCACCCGTATTAGAGTAAACCTCTGTATCAAATACCAATACATTCACATCATCTCCAGATGCAAGAACATGATCAAGTCCTCCATATCCAATATCATAAGCCCATCCATCTCCACCAACAATCCATACAGATTTCTTAATAAGGAAATCTTTTTTCTCTAATATCTCTGTAACGATTGGATGATCTTTATGATATTCTCCTAAAACAGCAAGTAACTCTTGTACTGCTTTCTTACAAGCTTCTCCATCATTCATAGCTTCTATGTACTCTCTCATTGCAGCTTTACAATCTTCATCTAAATCTGAATTTTGAGCCTCATTCATCAAATCTCTTAATCTTGCTCTTATTTGTTCTACCCCTAAATACATACCATATCCATACTCAGCATTATCTTCAAATAATGAATTTGCCCAAGCAGGCCCTTTTCCTTCACAATTAGTTGTAAATGGAACAGACGGTGCACTTCCTCCCCAAATAGAAGAACAACCTGTTGCATTAGCAATCATCATACGATCTCCATAAAGCTGGGTAACAAGTTTTAAATAAGCAGTCTCTCCACAACCTGCACAAGCTCCTGAAAATTCAAATAAAGGCTGTGCAAACTGACTTCCCTTAACAGTGTATTTATTCATAAATTCATCTTTTATAGAAATATTATTTACTGCATATTCCCAATGATCTTTTTCTTTAGCTGTTTCCTCTTCAGCATTCACCATTACCAATGCTTTTTCAGGTGCCGGGCAAATATCTGCACAGTTTCCACATCCTGTACAATCTAGTGGACTTACTTGAATTCTATATTGCATATTTTCCATGCCTTTTCCTAATGCTTTCTTTGTTTCAAAACCTTCTGGCTTATTCTTTATTTCCTCTTCATCAAGTAAGAATGGTCGAATGGTTGCATGTGGACATACATAAGAACATTGATTACATTGAATACATTTATCTACCTGCCACTGGGGTACCATCACAGCAATTCCTCGTTTTTCATAAGCTGTTGTTCCAAGGGGGAAAGTACCATCCTCAATGCCTTCAAATGCACTTACTGGTAAATCATCTCCTTCATTTTTAGCCATTGGTCTTTGAATATGCTTCACAAAATATGGTTCATCTACCTCTAAAGCTTTCTCATCCATAAGACTTGCCCAAGTACTTGGAACATTTACTTTTACTAATCCTTCTTCCCCTTGATCAATTGCTTGATGATTCATCTTAACGATTTTTTCACCTTTTTTACCATAGGTTTTTACAACTGATTCTTTTAAATATCTTACTGCATCTTCAATTGGAATTACCTTAGCTAACTTGAAAAATGCTGACTGCATAATCATATTTATTCTTCCACCAAGACCAATGTCTTGTGCTATCTTTACTGCATCAATCACATAAAAATTAATATTTTTTTCAGCAATGATTCTTTTAAGAGCTGCTGGTAATTTTTCATCAAGTTCTTCTTCTGTCCAAGGACAGTTTAGTACAAATGTTCCATTTGGTTTGATTCCTTTTAATAAATCATAATGATTCACATAGGATTTATTGTGACAAGCAATGAAATCTGCATAATTAATAAGATAAGTAGATTTTATTGGTTTCTTTCCAAATCTTAAGTGAGATATAGTTGTTCCTCCTGATTTCTTACTATCATAGGAGAAATAAGCTTGGGCATAAAGATCTGTATTATCACCTATAATCTTAATAGCCATTTTATTAGCGCCGACAGTTCCATCAGAACCTAATCCCCAGAATTTACAACTGATCGTTCCCTCTGGTGTGGTCTCAATTTCTTTTTCTTCTTCTAAAGAAGTATGACTTACATCATCTACTATACCAATAGTAAAACTATTCTTTGAACAATCCTTTTTAAGATTGTTGTATACAGCTACAATCTGATCTGGTGTAGTATCCTTTGAGCCAAGGCCATATCTTCCACCTACAATGATTGGTTGATTTTCTTTATCATAGAAAAGACTTCGTACATCTGTATACAAAGGCTCTCCTACTGATCCAGGTTCTTTTGTCCGATCAAGCACTGCAATTTTTTTCACACTCTTAGGTAATACATCAAAGAAGTATTTTTCTGAGAAAGGCCTATATAGTCTTACTTTGATTAACCCTACTTTTTCTCCTTTAGATATCAAATAATCCACTGTCTCTTCAATTGCTTCACAGGCTGAACCCATTGAAACGATTACATATTCAGCATCTTCTGCACCATAATAATCAAATGGATGATACGCTCTTCCTGTAACCTTACTTATTTCCTTCATATAATCGGCTACAATATCTGGCACCTTTTCATAGAATACATTAGATGCTTCTCTTCCTTGGAAATAAATATCTGGATTTTGAGCTGTACCCCTCAAAACTGGTCTTTCTGGATTTAATGAACGATTACGAAATTCTTTTACACCTTCAAAATCTAATAATTTTCTAAAGTTTTCATAATCAATTAATTCTACCTTTTGAATTTCATGAGAAGTTCTAAATCCATCAAAGAAATGTAAAAATGGCACTCTAGACTTTATAGCAGCTAGATGAGCAATTCCACCTAAATCAATAACTTCCTGTACACTACTAGCTGCAAGTAGTGCAAAACCTGTTTGCCTTGCTGCCATAACATCTTGATGATCTCCAAAAATAGATAATGCGTGAGTTGCCAACGCTCTAGCACTCACATGGAATACCCCTGGTAGCAATTCTCCAGCCATTTTGTACATATTAGGAACCATCAAAAGCAATCCTTGAGATGCTGTATATGTAGTAGTCAACGCTCCTCCTTGCAAAGAACCGTGCATTGCTCCTGAAGCTCCTGCCTCAGATTGAAGCTCTGAAACCTTTACCGTTTGTCCAAATAAATTCTTTTTCCCATGAGCAGCCCATTCGTCTACTTTCTCTGCCATAGGAGAAGAAGGGGTAATAGGGAAAATTGCTGCTACTTCTGTAAAAGCATAAGATACATAAGCTGCAGCTTCATTTCCATCCATTGTTTTCATCTTTTGGGTCATATTTATCCTCCTTTTTATCAATATCCTTTTTTATTGTTTTCATCTATATATAAGATTATTTCAGCATCTATTTTTTATTGTTTACTTTTTTTGGGTTATCATACATTAAGTTCTATATTTAAACAAAATTCTTTAACCCTTAAACGAAAGAATCACATAAAAAAACTCATGATCTAATCATTCATGAGTTTAACCATTACCTTAATTATATTTTTGAATAATAATAATCTACTGTTTTTGTGGCATATAGGGTATTTCAAAAGTTTTTTAATTCCTTTGATAAACCTTCTCTGTTACAGTTTTTTCTGATGGTTTTGTATATTTTAGTTCTATTTTTTTGCTACATCTACGGATTTCTATATCATTTCTTTTTTCTATTTCTAGCTCAAAAATATTTTCTTTATGAATATTCCATATTAATCCATACTTAATGTTCAAGATAGATTCTAATTTATCTGGATTTCCGATGCTTTTTATTTCAAAGGGAGGAATCATTTCTTTTTCATTGATCATTAACTTATTTTTATCTGCTAAAAAAGTAATTCCTGTAGTCGAAATAATTCTTTCATCGTTTATACAAATAGCTTCTGCGTCAGATGCATTTAAAATATTTATTATTGCTAATAAATATTCAGGATAATAAGATGACATATCTATATCTCTATATAATTCTGAATTCTTAAATTTTATTATAATTCCAGGTCCTTTCACATTTGTTTGCCCATTGATTAATTTATATTGATCCATATCATTTTTTATTTCTTTTATAAAAATATCTTTTTCAGATTCATAATTTTCATATTGGGCTATTACATGATCTAATGAGTTTAATTGGTTTAATAAATCTTTTCTTTCTCCTTGTAAGTTTTGAAGTTCAAGTTCTAATTTTGTTGCTTCTGTCGCTGAAATTTTGCCTTTTGTTAATTGATTTACAATTTTAAATTGAGCTGAAACAAGTATTCCTAAAAAAATGAAACATATCAATATTGCTAAACTATTTTTTTTCAATATAAATCACCACCTCTTTAATTTCATTATGGTTTATAGAATAGATAATATTGTATAGACCTTAACAAAATTATACAATATTCGAGCTGATATTTTTATA is part of the Crassaminicella profunda genome and encodes:
- the nifJ gene encoding pyruvate:ferredoxin (flavodoxin) oxidoreductase, translated to MTQKMKTMDGNEAAAYVSYAFTEVAAIFPITPSSPMAEKVDEWAAHGKKNLFGQTVKVSELQSEAGASGAMHGSLQGGALTTTYTASQGLLLMVPNMYKMAGELLPGVFHVSARALATHALSIFGDHQDVMAARQTGFALLAASSVQEVIDLGGIAHLAAIKSRVPFLHFFDGFRTSHEIQKVELIDYENFRKLLDFEGVKEFRNRSLNPERPVLRGTAQNPDIYFQGREASNVFYEKVPDIVADYMKEISKVTGRAYHPFDYYGAEDAEYVIVSMGSACEAIEETVDYLISKGEKVGLIKVRLYRPFSEKYFFDVLPKSVKKIAVLDRTKEPGSVGEPLYTDVRSLFYDKENQPIIVGGRYGLGSKDTTPDQIVAVYNNLKKDCSKNSFTIGIVDDVSHTSLEEEKEIETTPEGTISCKFWGLGSDGTVGANKMAIKIIGDNTDLYAQAYFSYDSKKSGGTTISHLRFGKKPIKSTYLINYADFIACHNKSYVNHYDLLKGIKPNGTFVLNCPWTEEELDEKLPAALKRIIAEKNINFYVIDAVKIAQDIGLGGRINMIMQSAFFKLAKVIPIEDAVRYLKESVVKTYGKKGEKIVKMNHQAIDQGEEGLVKVNVPSTWASLMDEKALEVDEPYFVKHIQRPMAKNEGDDLPVSAFEGIEDGTFPLGTTAYEKRGIAVMVPQWQVDKCIQCNQCSYVCPHATIRPFLLDEEEIKNKPEGFETKKALGKGMENMQYRIQVSPLDCTGCGNCADICPAPEKALVMVNAEEETAKEKDHWEYAVNNISIKDEFMNKYTVKGSQFAQPLFEFSGACAGCGETAYLKLVTQLYGDRMMIANATGCSSIWGGSAPSVPFTTNCEGKGPAWANSLFEDNAEYGYGMYLGVEQIRARLRDLMNEAQNSDLDEDCKAAMREYIEAMNDGEACKKAVQELLAVLGEYHKDHPIVTEILEKKDFLIKKSVWIVGGDGWAYDIGYGGLDHVLASGDDVNVLVFDTEVYSNTGGQSSKATPTAAVAKFAASGKKIRKKDLGVMAMSYGYVYVAQVAMGANMNHTIKAIQEAEKYKGPSLIICYAPCINHGIKTGMGTTVAQEKKAVDAGYWHLYRYNPDLNVEGKNPFTLDSKEPKIPFKKYIEGEIRYTQLKNTFPDLAESLFDAAENHAKERYKGYKRLAEMKYE
- a CDS encoding DUF881 domain-containing protein, with the protein product MKKNSLAILICFIFLGILVSAQFKIVNQLTKGKISATEATKLELELQNLQGERKDLLNQLNSLDHVIAQYENYESEKDIFIKEIKNDMDQYKLINGQTNVKGPGIIIKFKNSELYRDIDMSSYYPEYLLAIINILNASDAEAICINDERIISTTGITFLADKNKLMINEKEMIPPFEIKSIGNPDKLESILNIKYGLIWNIHKENIFELEIEKRNDIEIRRCSKKIELKYTKPSEKTVTEKVYQRN
- a CDS encoding CPBP family intramembrane glutamic endopeptidase yields the protein MQNTSSNKIKEPFFRKFYNRLLRLHNYLKELSPVKFVLFMTLSTYLSIVVFLPLFLISWKTEGFVDAGPFQSEHSIIVLFIFAIIIAPILETLVYQSFIISLCKQFKFLNKKIIIIFISALAFSLSHTYSLSYIFNTLFIGMILAYAYLVYEDKHQSSYWIVCSIHALRNSLSLLLSILIQN